A genomic stretch from Arachis stenosperma cultivar V10309 chromosome 3, arast.V10309.gnm1.PFL2, whole genome shotgun sequence includes:
- the LOC130970508 gene encoding VQ motif-containing protein 4-like, translating into MDSPRRYYTHHHHGSPNSSTSSNNSNVLLQLPPTPPPPPPFQRNLGRSEPASSFPTTFIQADRNSFKHVVQMLTGRKDATASGSKSCHQHHIPPMKTFPNKKQQQSGFKLYERRNNLKLNPLLPPTGRASSNNNINVNVINVVSPRNHHHHHHHHHHHHELLSPSILDFPALVLSPVTPLIPDPFGRSSSPAAATPVLDREAEERAINEKGFYLHPSPATTPREVQPRLLPLFPTAASPSSP; encoded by the coding sequence ATGGATTCTCCAAGAAGGTACTACACCCACCACCACCATGGCAGCCCTAACAGCAGCACAAGTAGCAACAACAGCAATGTCCTCCTCCAACTGCCGCCAACGCCACCTCCTCCGCCGCCATTTCAGAGGAACCTCGGGAGATCCGAACCGGCAAGTTCTTTCCCGACAACATTCATTCAGGCTGACCGTAATTCCTTCAAGCACGTTGTTCAGATGCTAACCGGCCGCAAGGACGCCACCGCCAGCGGAAGCAAGAGCTGCCACCAGCACCATATCCCTCCGATGAAGACATTTCCCAACAAGAAGCAGCAGCAATCGGGTTTCAAGCTCTACGAAAGGAGGAACAATCTCAAGCTGAATCCTCTGCTCCCCCCAACTGGTCGAGCTTCATCCAATAACAACATTAACGTTAACGTTATTAACGTTGTTTCTCCTCGgaatcatcatcaccatcatcaccaccaccatcatcatcatgaatTGCTGTCACCCAGCATCCTCGATTTTCCTGCTCTGGTTCTTAGCCCTGTCACTCCACTCATTCCGGACCCGTTTGGTCGTTCCTCTTCCCCCGCCGCCGCCACTCCCGTTTTGGATAGGGAGGCTGAAGAGAGGGCCATAAACGAGAAAGGGTTTTACCTCCATCCTTCTCCGGCAACCACTCCTAGGGAGGTTCAACCCCGCCTCCTCCCTCTCTTCCCAACTGCAGCTTCTCCTTCATCGCCTTAG